DNA from Drosophila busckii strain San Diego stock center, stock number 13000-0081.31 chromosome 2R, ASM1175060v1, whole genome shotgun sequence:
ATCATTTTGAAGATCTATTTGGCAATAAGATTAAAATGTTTAGTTGAAAGTAGCTTTAGTGTTTATTATGATTGCAATTTTGATAACTTGCTAGACACAATGTTATTCCTAGAACAATATCTTTATAGCCCCAGccttatttttttgcagcccAATATATTTTATCATGGGGCTTAGATCGACTAATTGGAAAGCATAAAGTCAATATTGACTGGACGCAACTTTTGTtcatgaaaattaaattacattctgcgaaatttaacttaaaagtGCTTGGGCGcgtcaaaaacaaatacaaaaagcacACTACTGAGCAAATACTGATAATACGAAATAAAGAATTCGTCGACTTTCAAGAGGGGAAGCACTTGGCGCCCCGATAAggaagcatatatataataagagGAGCATGTGCCATAGCCAAACAGTCGGCAAACGAAACGCACCAAGATGATGAAGAACTACACAgctttgctattgctgctgggcGCGCTAAGTGGCGCTCTGGCCGCCAGCAATGTGACTGCACCCATGGATGACTATGTGCGTCAAAGTCAGCGCCAGTACGATGCGCGGCTCAAGCAAATGGAGGATGAACTGGCAGCCTTTCGCAAGACCTATGCCAAGCAGCTGGAGTCCATAAATGTGGATACcgaacagctgcagctgaagctggaggAGACCTCGGCACGTCTGGCTCCCATGGAGCTGATCGATCAGTGGCACAAGCAGTGTGTGCAAAACTATAGCGCCACCATACCCACCATCTATACAGTGCGCACTGCTCTAACCAGCTGCAAGGTAGCTGCAGAAAATCAGATCAACAATGTGCTCTCCAGTGCGACGAGCAACTACAACAGCTTAAAGagctactacaacaacaatctgCAGACTATGCTGAAGAACTGTGAGAAGCAGCATCCCACATCCCAAGTCAACTACACAAACTGTGTCATCAGCGCAGTaagtagcagcagctagcCTTACTTTGTACATCCTAACCtcacttttgcttgcagatcGATACAACCAATACCTATACCATGAATATGCAAAAGAGCTTTAACACCAATATGCAAGCAGCTGAGTGCACTGCAGACACGCGCGTTAAAACTGCCTGGGAATGTGCCTTCAATACCGTCTATAGCACCAGCAGCACTTTGGGCACATCCCTGCGTCTCATTGATGATTGCATTGCCAATCGCCTGGCCTGCGCTTCCGTTTCCTGCTCTAgtcgctgcagcaacaaaatggctTTGAACTTTGCCAGCGAGGATTTCAACAACTCCACCATAAGAAATCCATTCCAGGGACTCAACAGCCAAATTGGCTGCATGGAAGTGCTTTTCGCTCCAAAACTttactaagcaaacaaaatatattttaattattcaagCAGCATGCAAATGTTGAACTAATTAAGCCTAGAATATAAGCAGGCGCGCATAGTATTTAGCCAGTTAGtcccaaaaaaagaaaagcattaATTCTTAAGATTTGTTGCAGCAGGTAGCTGGAAAAATGCACTCAGAACCGTGTGAAATTTTCCGCTTGATTTGTCACTACAGTCAAGCAGCAActaggcaagcagcagctacagcagcgcCCATTGCGCATCTtcagctgaagctgcaacaCAATTTTCTACCTGCCTGGGAAAACGATCGCAAGCTGTGGGAAAATGCTGTTGCATGCGTGTGAATTTTCCAGCACGGCTATGCATGTGGAAAATCCACGCACTAGGCACACAGCAATATTAGCAATAGTTTCAACGAAATTTTCCAACACGTGACTCTGGCCTGAGAAATTTTCCCAGGCAAGGAAAGTGATGCTGTTCGAAAAaggttgcagttgcaactacCTGTTGCTGCAGCGTGTGAAAAGAATTTTAACTCGTTCGTTGCTGCAGTAAAAGTGAACAGGACATCAGTAAAATCAGGCAGTATAACTGGCAGTTGCTGGGAAAATTTCTATGCAGCACACGTACCAAGGATTAAGGCCTGagaaaaatgttgcagcagcgtGAGAAAATATGCTGGCAACAGGTGACAGCTGGCAGCAAGGACAGCTGCAAACGGAAAATGCCggaaattgatttaatattacttccgttttttatattgtttaaaaaggACGCACTTCCGTTAAGTAAATGTATGCGTGCGACATTTTTTTGTGGGAACACATGCCTTTTTTATCTCATTTCAAGCACATGCTGAGATTATGTTTTTTAAGGCCGTGAGAAATTTTTAGCTCAATTAGTCATTAGCCACTAGGCTAACAGCAAAATTGACAAGCAGCTTACAGCATTTTTAACTGCGTTAAGAGGATCCTTGGCAATTAGAAACCACAGCTCAGCTATATCAATTACATTATATGCAAAACGAACCAAAAAATAGCTGCCAagcatgaaattaattaaaaatacaaacaggCGCACAGATTTGCCAGCACAGCTCAATCAAAAGGTAAGCAAAGGTAAATTGAAGAAACTACCAccaaaccaacaaacaaaggTAAAGGAATTCCAAGATCCTCTAAGCAAGCTGGTGGTTGTTTGAGCCTTATAAGcaacaagccaaacaaaagaaatcaaCCTGTGGCGTCTTCACTCCGACACGGCCAACAGCATGAAGCAACAGGCGCCAGAAGAAgccataaaaaagaaaacaaataaggCCTACGCCTGCGCTGCAGAAGAGTTAAAACTGTCACGATTTGTAAACGGCGCTCAGCAATGTGTGtcatataaaaaaagtaataaaaatgaattcattgCAGCGTGAGAACTGTGCCTAAAAAACTCTCACGCTCTTTCGAGGGCGTAACGCATTCCAGacctaaaaaatatatacatatataatggTATCCTCGCTGAAGCAGGTAGCATATTTTTGTAGACAAGCGtgagaaatttaaaaatacgtTTTGTATAACTTTCAATAGGCGCACAGCATTTAAGCAACTATAGCATCAAGcaaatgatataaaaattaagcgcaTGAGGATCAGTGTGTGGGAAAAAATGCGAGGAGTTTGTTAAAATCGTTTGCCGTTAAgagcaaattgtttgttaattgctgCTGGCGTGAGAACTTTCCATTGAGCCATTGGCATAATAAACAGgcgagcagagcagcgacAAGGGCTGCCCTAGCTATGATCCTCAGCTCGAGCCTTACAATAGTAGTTAAAGGAAGTGGTGGGTTTTACGCTTATTTAGTTTTCGTTTTAGTGACGTAACTGCGTGGGAAATCTTAAGCCAAATGCCGTTACAAATGAGAAAGAGCAGCCGTTACAAGCACAAACATATGCGAACGTGAGAATTTTTCACGCCCAGTGACATTTGACAGCCAGGTGAACAGCAATGCTCAGCAGCTTGCTGTAGAGTTGGCACACTGGCATACAAGATACATGCATACAGCTTGATTATAATGATGAACTGAAAGAAGAAAATTATCTTGAGTGAGCTAAGGCgaatacatgcatacactacaaatagttataaagcaattaaatataatttttagtttcacaaaagttttttaaatgttaaccTTAGAGTAAACAAATCCTTCATACTTAATGGCTTGCATTAAGTTGAGTTAGCAAAGGCTTCACATAAGTGCATGTAGCTCAACTTGTATAGAGTATAACAATGCAGCATGTGTTGATCTCAGCCTTGTCTGTCTTCTTTATCATATTTGTTTTGCCCTCTTGCGCAGCCGAAGCTGCTgaatcttaaaataaatattctacaGTTACctgcacactcacacacacacacacatacgcattgATGTTGCTTGCAACCCCGAAATAAACCTAAAGAAATTTACTTGGCGAGCGTCTTGAAGTTGAAAAACAGCCTGCGTCTTGGGCAGCTGCTTCATTTTGCTGCGCGCCTGTTAGCAGCCAAGACATTTACAAGCATCGAATTACATAAGCAAGATGTGGCACGTGGCGTGTGGCAAgtagtgtgagtgtgtggcaaAACAACCCTCTTGCTGTGATCAGCTGGCATACAAAGTCTTGCCGTGGCTACTGTCGGCTGCGTCTGTTGCCCTGTCACTTTGACAGCCAATTACTGATCATCAGGCCGATCTTAATGATACACATTATGTACATAATTGCTGCCAGCCACGCCCTATGCTCGCCTGCAAGCCTGTTGCAATGCAAGCCATCCAGCTGTGCGCCAAATTAACCAAAgaaaattacattaatatGCCCAAGACCAACGCGATCATTTGTCGGTCTGTCTGTATGCGTGCTAATGAAGTACGATGTTTGTCACGATAATTTCAAGTTATTGAACAGGCGACAAGCAAATGTGAGACGTAGGCAAGCAGAACAAGAAGCGTGCTGcgtgctgcatttaattgagcTCAATTAGTGTGTGTGACTGGGGTTGTGGCAAGCTGTGGATCATGCTGCGTGCCTGTGGCACATTATGCCTTATAACAATGCACATGTATAGCCTCTGGACTGTTGAGTTATTTAACAGCTAAACACGCTTAGAAACGCTGCCGTTCTTTACTTGCCAATTGCTGTTAACCTGTTCGAAATCAattagaaaaacaaacaaaatactcATAAAtcaaactttgtttgctttgaaattgtttagtttCTTGGAATTAGGGCTCGAGGCGTTGATTTCGGTGCTTAGAATTCAATCAAGCTGAACATAGCATgaggcaaacagcagcagcagcaacagcagccaggcGAGGATAGACAATGAAATCTCAGCTACCTGCCACAAGTATTTATAGCTATAGCATTATCTACCTGCTTTTGGTTTTAAAAGATCTGCTGCACAGCATCCATTTGTTTGTATACAGGATGAGCATGCAACTGCGCATTGCTGTGCGCCTAGGCAAATGCTACAGTTTTAACTCTTTCAAGCGTACAATATGCTAATTTTTGAAGCAAAGTAATCAAAGCCAGCTAGGGATTAGGAAAATAATGCGTAAAACGTGCATAAGAGTTTAAGAAAATCATTGACGCGTGACCATATAGATCAAAGCAATAGGAGAACAGCATCTTCAGTAGCTATCACCGGGATCACAAAGATCACAGGACAAAACTAAGAAAATTCGAATGCTGTCTTGTCATAAGATGAAAATTTGGAAAATCAGTGAAGCGTGACCATATAGATCAAAACAACAGGTGAACAGAAAACGGACACGGATTAGCACAATGTAAAAAATCTTTGATGCTGCTTGAAAATCATTAGACAATTCGGAAAATCATTGAAGCGAAACCATATGTATCAAATCAATAGGtgagcagcaaatgtttgggattataaaaaaacaaacaggacaaaatgaaaatgatttaGAAAATCATTGAAGCATGATCATATTGATCAATTCAATAggtcaacagcaactgttagTAGCTAGAAGCGATGCTGAATATTTGAGCATCTTAGTTTTCTAATATTACTTAATCGAATAACGAAAGAGTTAAGCAGTCAAGGGTTAAAAGTGTAGCAAACGAATAGGTGAACAGCATGCAAAGCAAGCAACTTCTTAAAAGGGAAAATAGACAAATCTTCAAAATCATCTTCACGCTACCTGCTGCTAAAGCTACCTGCTCTGGCAGACCGAGACCTTTTTGTTAAAGCGTTTTCACTGGAAAGCAgattaaaaatagaaaaatctTGGGAAAATGCACTCGAGCATAAATGAATGTTGTAAAGGTAAtgggcaaacaaaaatgttaagccAACGTTAGAGCTGAGGAAAGTCTCAAAATAATGATCTGCTTGTGTGTCTAGTTCTAAACACCCACTACAATTTATGCTGACCTATTGCCCAAACCACAATCAAAACATTGTAAAGTGCAGTCAACATTAGATACGCTCTATGGGGCAGCATGGCTccattgttatttaaaatttttgggGAAAATCTATAGCAATACATTAGGCAAGCAGCAAGTATAATCTATTTTCACAATAAGTAAAtcaaagcagctgcttgtgcgTACACTTACTGCACGCACTGTGCGcctattgaaattcaattagttaAACAAACAACGCTTAGTAATTTTATGCTTCAATCCACacgtttaaacaaattattgacacaatgcaaacaaaacaaagtgcaGCAAACATGCTGCTGTCATTTCCCAGACGCTGCAACGGATGCGTGTTTACATCTTGCATCTTGTGAACTGCTGTAAGGTGGCTTTGCTATCTTATATTGCTGTTCGCCCAGTTGCTTGTTACACTTGGTTGCACATGGCATCGTTGTTTGTTTACGCTAATCATGGGATGCTGTTGACAGCCGCCGGTCTCTGTTATCTTTTTGTCTCACTCGCTGCCTCTTTAGCTGTGCGCCTGCTGCAATTCGAGACCTTTGACCTCAGCTACATTGCATTTTGATCTTTACCTTGCACAGCAGAATATAATAGGGTCTCTTGCTTGTACTCGTTGTAATAAAGATTCCCATTCTGTTTATCAGATTCATAAATTGATTGCAGCACTTGCACATGCAATATTAATAACCAGCTAGCGGCTGTTCTTCGAACTATTCAGCGCCATCTATTGTATACTTAAAAAAAGCTAGCACATGCGCTGATTAACCAACTAGTAAcgtttgtgtgtatgcgtcGTTATAAAAATAGCATTCGGCAATGGTAACTCAACAGCCGGCATAGCCGTGATCGTCTAGTGGTTAGGACCCCACGTTGTGGCCGTGGTAACCCAGGTTCGAATCCTGGTCACGGCAATGCTTCACAAGCATTGTCACGGAGTcggctttcttttttttctatttttatttaattaaaaattaatatatttatttatctctTATTATtacaactgaactgaaatgtagttaaatcaaataaatcttttctcatatttgtttattgcatacAGCGTCAAAGCGTGTTTtctgttaaaaaaattaagtacatttatcaaattaaacacaaaaaaattaaccCGACTCCGTGACAATGCATATTGCAGCATTGCCGTGACCAGGATTCGAACCTGGGTTACCACGGCCACAACGTGGGGTCCTAACCACTAGACGATCACGGCTATGCCGGCTGTTGAGTGCTACTGCGCCAGCCAAGCGGAAAAATGTTTACTGCGTTAGCAACATACAttaagtacatatgtatttatgtatatatgcaaaagtAGCTTGTATAATTGCAAGCTAATTACATTTCAAAATATCTGTGGAGCGAGCTTAAAAAATGAAAGTAGCTTCAAAAGATACAAATGAATAGAAAAATAACCTTGGTGTGGcgaattgcaattgaaaaaaagtaCAATGACCTTTCCAAGCTAAATGAAAGCATAAGTTTCTACAATTTGAGTTTACTAGATGCCttatcaacatttatttgacatttaaaaaCCGTCTTTTGTGAATGCTGTCTATATTAAAGTCGCTTTCAATTGggtattttatgcaaataaagtGGACTATGTTAAATGTTGTTACTTGGACGAGGCGCGCTCAACAACCGACGTAGCCGTGATCGTCTAGTGGTTAGGACCCCACGTTGTGGCCGTGGTAACCCAGGTTCGAAATCCTGGTCACGGCAATGCTTCACAAGCATTGTCACGGAGTcggctttcttttttttctattttattaattaaaaaaattttttatatttatttatctctTATTATTACAACTGAACTGAATGTAGTTAATCAAATTACAATCTCTTTTcgcttcatatttttttattgtcaatACAAGCGTCAAGCGTGTttctgtaaaaaaaataagtacatGTTATCAAGattatacacaaaaaataacataCCCGACTCcgtacatgcatatatgcagCAATTGCCGTGACCAGGATCGAAACCTGGGTTACCACGGCCCAACGTGGGGTCCTAACCACTAGACGATCACGGCTACGCCGGGTTGTTGAACGTGCGAGTCCGAAGAAACAAACTTTAAGCTGATTACGATTAAGATTGGTGAGTGGCTATAAATAGCtacagatacatacatacatatgtatgtttatgtatCGAGCTTTGACTTtcgcttaatttaattgccaaagcTAATTACATTTCAAAATATCTGTGGAGCGAGCTTAAAAAATGAAAGTAGCTTCAAAAGATACAAATGAATAGAAAAATAACCTTGGTGTGGcgaattgcaattgaaaaaaagtaCAATGACCTTTCCAAGCTAAATGAAAGCATAAGTTTCTACAATTTGAGTTTACTAGATGCCttatcaacatttatttgacatttaaaaaCCGTCTTTTGTGaatgctttatattaaatcGCTTTCAATTGgtatttttatgctaaataaGGTGGAACTATGttatatgtttgtttacttgGACGGCGCCGCTCAACAACCCGACGTAGCCGTGATCGTCTAGTGGTTAGGACCCCACGTTGTGGCCGTGGTAACCCAGGTTCGAATCCTGGTCACGGCAATGCTGCAATATGCATTGTCACGGAGTCGGgttaacttttttgtttgatgATTGGATCGATTACAAAGTATctttagcaaatttatgcaactagCAGTGCACTTTTTTTGCAagcgtatttaaaaaatacttgatGGTTTCGTTTAATGGCGtgtagtatatataataaaataaagacagAATtcgttaaaattaaaaaaataaaaaagaaagccGACTCCGTGACAATGCTTGTGAAGCATGTGTGCCCGTGACCAGATTCGAACTGGGTCTATCCACGAGCACACGTGAGGTCCTAACCACTAGACGATCACGGCTATGCCGGCTGTTGGATTCGTGTCTGCCTAATGCTATTTTCATAagcatgcacacatacaaacgtttttaattgaaaatgttagtGCAGCAATAGTACAATAGATAGCGCTTTGGATCAGAGCTGTGCTTGTTAGTAGTACATGCTGGCAACCGCTAGATGGGCACAGAAATTCAAATACAGTAATCGCTCGCATGTATtaccaattaaaaataaaagaaacaacaatgttatgttgctgatgctacaaataataatgtttttgtcttttttaaGCAAGGCTCGAAAATTAGAAGGAGCTATTAGGTACATGGAATATTTTTACAGTTGTCAGGTTAATTCCGGTTATAAACTATAAAGAGCAAAGAGAATGTTTAAGAACCCAGTTAATAACAAAGTcatttaatagtttatttgattgtttattttaggtttaattatttacaattaccTCAATTTACTGTGTTTAGCATAACATATATAcgatattcatattcatacataatataaatagacTTTGAATTAGTGTAATTGAAACTAtagtgtctgtctgttgttTAAACAGCGGCATAAAGCTTTATCGACTTCAAAGATTGCATACAATTAGTTAATTACTCTTACTATGGATTAGTCAGCagaatgaaaagcaaaacattaacTTGGGCGCTGGCGGaatgtgttaaataaaaattgtatagtatttgcttattttcaattgaattgttttttgcttttgaaaatgtacacaaaattttatatactacaAACACTAGAGACACACATAACATAATAAAACGCCCCGTAAATTgactaataaaaatagaaaacgtATACGGTTAGGGAACCGTCTTGCTATTCAAAGCTTAAAGCTGACTACTGCTGGCCATAGAGCAGCTCCGATCCAGGCGGTATAGTGCTGGGATCAATGTTGGCATTGAAGTAACTCGCTGGCGATGCTAAAGCTAACTCagctggctgttgctgttgttgtggtggtggtggtggctgcatctgctggtgctgctgctgctgctgcggtggcagctgttgctgcagcgttAAATTGTAGGGATTTTGCACATATTCCTGATAGATTTCAGCAGCACTGCCGgctgtagcagctgctgctggtggctcATAGACAGgcacaaaactttgcacaATGTTGGCATGTGGCATTTTGGGCAGCGATGGAtatgctggttgctgttgctgctgctgctgttgttgttgctgtagctgtgcCTGATATTGCTGATACTGGTATTGCTGATagagcaactgttgctgctgctgttgctcaatGCTTGGTGGCGTGGGGggcaattcaattgcataaCTATTGCTGTTCACCAGAGTGGGCGTAGGCGTGAGCGTGGGCGATGCTGCTTGACGCGGACTGCTAATAGGCGTGACGTAActattggcagcagctgcttcattTACCAAATCCGGTAGCAAGGTATTGTTGTGATTTTGCGTTTGCGTCTCAGCTGACTGCTGTGGTGCTACCAACATAGGCTGgaaaatacatttcaattaaattatatactttGGCTATATTTGAAGACTGACTCACCTGAGCAAACATAAAGCTGGGTGCTTGCTGTAACGCCTCAGCCATGGGCGGCTGCAATATGATGCTGTGTCGTGGCGATTCCACAGGCGAGACCAACGAATCAGCGGACACAGCGCTGATAACAAGTTCAGCtggagttgctgctggctgcgctgcagcttgtggcaagaCGGCCacctgtggcagctgctgtgcggcagtggcagctgcaatgGCTGCGGCATTGTTGGTCAGCGTTTGAGCTCGTTTGCCTGCAAGACGGTTAAGCACAGTGTGTGATTTAAATTTGAGTATTACCAGactgatataaaaataaaatatgttaatagtAAGTGTGTGCATCACTTTAGTTTCTTGGCCAAAAGCTTGAGCGATTTGAGCTTGATGCGCAAATGGGCAAACGGTTTGGATTTCTTGGGCCGCTTGGCAGGCTCTAAGCTGATGCACTTCGCTGCATAGGCGGACAGTTCACAGCCGCGCGCGGGCAGCGACATGCTAATGGAGTGCTCATAAAGTATCTTGGTTATATCCAGCGATATAGCTGGCGCAAGCATATCTGCAGGTCGTTTAAGTCAGAAGACATGGTTAACAATTTAGAGCTTAGCACTGAACGCACCTTCATCATGGAACAGCTCCTGCTTCAGATTGGGCAGAAATTCGCTAATGCGTCGCCAGGTTAACTCCCACAAGGCCTGCTGAAGCGTGCCATCCTGATTATGGAACACGCGCACCGAATGCATGACCAGCAGCATGTTCTTCAGTATCTCCTGCATTTGCTCCGACAGCGTATCCGAGCCGACCTTCATGAAACGCTCTATGTAATCCAGAATCTCCAGCCAGAGCTCATTAAAGGCAGCGCCCAGCTCTATGAGCGTAGTCAGATGCTGCAGAAACACCTTGGACATTATGGTAGCCGTGCGTATGCGCGATTCCTCCAGCAATGAGGCATCCagctgcgccgccgccgcctgttCCGGCAGCAGTTCGTTCAGCAGCGGAAACAGCACCTGTTGAAAGCAGGAGCACCACTCGTTGCCCGTCAACGTCTGCAGATCGTGCACTAATAGCGCACGCTGCTGCAGACAGGAGATGGCATGCGTGCGCACCTCGCGCCGTCTATCCATGGCCAGGCGAGCAATGCCCTGCAGCAATGGACACCAACCGGGCGTCCAAAGCGCTGCCGACTGCGGCACTGTGCAGCCTTCCTCTGCCCACCAGCGAAAGATTTGCGCTGTGCGCGTATAAAGCGTATACATCAAGTCCAGAAGCTGTATGGATAGCTGCTCATAGCGCTGCGCCAGCTCCTCCTGTTCTGCAGCATTGGGCGTGCTCGCATCGCCCAAATCCGAGGAAGCCAATGTGCTAAGATTGCCACTCGAAGTGGAGGCTATGACGCCCAGTTTGCGTGCGTTTTGCTGACGCTGCTTAGACGACTGCTGCTTGGACTGCTGCTCGTGCTTGCGGCGCTGACGTATGCCGCCATCCCGGCAGGCTTCCACAAAGATGCGAATGCAACGCACGCAGGCCTCGAAATTGTAGGGCGTTATGTGCGCCACGCTGCGCACTATGAAAGCCAATGAATCCCAGCACTTGAAGAGCGCAAATGGTGCATGATCCAGTAGCTGACAATTGTACACCAAGGAGGAGCTTATAGGCGGCGTACTGGCAGCACTAGGTGGTGATTGTGGTCTGGGCAGAGAAAGCAAGTTCtgattaatatgcatatgctgTTTGATTGAATTCGTACTCACCTGGAATTGGTGCTCAGCTCGCTGTCCTTATTAACCATAATCCAATTCTCTGTGGTGGGACTCGCAGTGGCCGGCTTGTTTAGCTCCGAGTCGGAAGTGTAGCCACGCTCCAAGCTGTTTTGTTCCTCTGGCGCCACAACACCATtcgattgctgttgttgctgcactaCAGCATCCTCCAGAGTAGGCGGCACTGCGCCTGCGCCCACGCATTCCAGCAAATTAAAGATAATCTGCCAATCCTGTTCAGAATGTATGTTCTGTGCCGACGTCTTTAGCAGCTCATACATGCCAATGGAAATCTGCTTGGagatgcgcagcagcagtgatggctgcagctgcagcagcagtttgagcGACTGCAGCACTATGGGGCACAGCTCCTCGTTGCGCATCAAATATATCGCCAACTTGAGCACGGCGACAATGCAGCGATGCAACAGATAGTCATAGCCCTGCTGTGCGCTTGCATGGAGCAGCTGGAACATTTGCTCACGCACCGCTGCCCAATAGGGCAACATGCGATCACGATTGTGCACGACGATCTTGACCAGAAACTCCATCCAGAAGACAGTGATATCCTCCGCATAGGGCTGACCGCTACTTTTGGGCGACTGCGGCGCCTTGAGCAATGATAGCACGCACTTGAGCAACTCCTGCAGCGACTCCAGCTGCACAAACTTAGACTCTTGCAGCATTTGATCCAGCTGGCACTCCTTGATGCACTTACGGCCCTGTTTGATAAAGTCCTGCTCCTCATAGTTGGGCTCACGCTGAGCCTCCGAGCTTATGAACGAATACAAACTGGAGAACAAGCCGGACTCACGCTGCTCGCGTGGCTTTTCCATTATAAGCAGCACCTTGCCATTGGGTTCGCAGAAATCCTCCACCTCCATGAGGTTCttgggcagcagcttgagccGGAATAGTTGTAAGAATAAATCCAATATATGCTTCCAGCTATCGCGCAGACAATCGCCATAGTCATGCACAAGCAAGAAAACAGTTCGCATAGCTGCCTGCGCCTTGGAGTTCAAGCCAAAGTTAACAGCCAGTTGGATTTCATTGTTGGGCGGCGCTGGC
Protein-coding regions in this window:
- the LOC108596403 gene encoding Golgi-specific brefeldin A-resistance guanine nucleotide exchange factor 1 isoform X1, translating into MSLPGNGIYVVRGEMATIMTAMRRGTRWNATAYVDEEKDALLKLFIDLKQVLNRVEELDLRLIEPNVFLAPFLEVIRTADTTGPLTSLALASVHKFLSYGLIDPTTPNLAVIVELIANAVTHARFMGTDQSSDSVTFMRVIEVLHTLIRSPEGVAVSNESMCEVMLSCFKICFESRLSELLRRSSEQSLKDMVLLFFMRLPQFTEERSDTVLQKRFTFDAASATADKQKLKTRKASNVDEQQAVAAATAAAAVPPPQTPHSTLSVPAHAKASILATTPASPAAGNVLDMQGKITQTPTTIANSTTNEVLESSAEVPAIQVDNSAAESNAEGEVEGNVTTLAESHSSEYINSVGVRFTQQTSTTDEATTLTPYGLPFIQELFRFLIILCNPLDKQNTDNMIHTGLSLLTVAFEVGADNIGKYETLLELVKDDLCRNLIALLSSERLSIFAADLQLCFLLFESLRGHLKFQLEAYLRKLTEIIASDNPKTPYEMRELALDNLLQLWRIPGFVTELYLNYDCDLYCTDMFESLTNLLSKYTLSATNAVYSTHILSMETLISVIDNIERNCAASKSNSAHGNAIMDAHTPAAVGGSRHSRHNSGLEGIVIDNGEERVENIASFINQSTQRLRLQSTCMSSEQLASVKEKKRLLSKGTEWFNQRPDKGILYLQEHGILNAQLDPMQVALFLRENPGLDKKMIGEYISKKKNVDSKILINFVDSFDFTGLRVDQALRLYLETFRLPGEAPLIFLVLEHFSEHWHTQNAQPFVNTDAAFRLAYAIIMLNMDQHNSNAKRLNVPMTLEDFTKNLRGLNGGNDFDQEMLAQVFNAIKNEEIVMPAEQTGLVRENYLWKMLLRRGATHDGHFHYVHDAAYDVQIFNIVWGASLSALSFMFDKSTETGYQRTLSGFIRSAAISAHYNLHADFDALVLTLCKFSTLLSSVEQHEPAPPNNEIQLAVNFGLNSKAQAAMRTVFLLVHDYGDCLRDSWKHILDLFLQLFRLKLLPKNLMEVEDFCEPNGKVLLIMEKPREQRESGLFSSLYSFISSEAQREPNYEEQDFIKQGRKCIKECQLDQMLQESKFVQLESLQELLKCVLSLLKAPQSPKSSGQPYAEDITVFWMEFLVKIVVHNRDRMLPYWAAVREQMFQLLHASAQQGYDYLLHRCIVAVLKLAIYLMRNEELCPIVLQSLKLLLQLQPSLLLRISKQISIGMYELLKTSAQNIHSEQDWQIIFNLLECVGAGAVPPTLEDAVVQQQQQSNGVVAPEEQNSLERGYTSDSELNKPATASPTTENWIMVNKDSELSTNSRPQSPPSAASTPPISSSLVYNCQLLDHAPFALFKCWDSLAFIVRSVAHITPYNFEACVRCIRIFVEACRDGGIRQRRKHEQQSKQQSSKQRQQNARKLGVIASTSSGNLSTLASSDLGDASTPNAAEQEELAQRYEQLSIQLLDLMYTLYTRTAQIFRWWAEEGCTVPQSAALWTPGWCPLLQGIARLAMDRRREVRTHAISCLQQRALLVHDLQTLTGNEWCSCFQQVLFPLLNELLPEQAAAAQLDASLLEESRIRTATIMSKVFLQHLTTLIELGAAFNELWLEILDYIERFMKVGSDTLSEQMQEILKNMLLVMHSVRVFHNQDGTLQQALWELTWRRISEFLPNLKQELFHDEGKRAQTLTNNAAAIAAATAAQQLPQVAVLPQAAAQPAATPAELVISAVSADSLVSPVESPRHSIILQPPMAEALQQAPSFMFAQPMLVAPQQSAETQTQNHNNTLLPDLVNEAAAANSYVTPISSPRQAASPTLTPTPTLVNSNSYAIELPPTPPSIEQQQQQQLLYQQYQYQQYQAQLQQQQQQQQQQQPAYPSLPKMPHANIVQSFVPVYEPPAAAATAGSAAEIYQEYVQNPYNLTLQQQLPPQQQQQHQQMQPPPPPQQQQQPAELALASPASYFNANIDPSTIPPGSELLYGQQ
- the LOC108595137 gene encoding uncharacterized protein LOC108595137 is translated as MMKNYTALLLLLGALSGALAASNVTAPMDDYVRQSQRQYDARLKQMEDELAAFRKTYAKQLESINVDTEQLQLKLEETSARLAPMELIDQWHKQCVQNYSATIPTIYTVRTALTSCKVAAENQINNVLSSATSNYNSLKSYYNNNLQTMLKNCEKQHPTSQVNYTNCVISAIDTTNTYTMNMQKSFNTNMQAAECTADTRVKTAWECAFNTVYSTSSTLGTSLRLIDDCIANRLACASVSCSSRCSNKMALNFASEDFNNSTIRNPFQGLNSQIGCMEVLFAPKLY